The Anaerolineales bacterium region ACCACCATGTCGCCGTATTCACGCGTGTCGGAGGTGATGCGCGAGACTACTTTGCCGGAGGGGTTCTCGTCGTAGAACGAGAGGTCATGCGACATGGCCGCCTGAAAGCCGTCTAGGCGGATGGCCAGGATCACGTCACCGATGGCGCGCGCCGTCAGGCGGCGGCGCCACCAGTTGGCTGCCCAGCTCAGAAAGCCGGAGAGGAACACCACGCCCACCACCAGCGAGATGCGCTGCTGGGTGAGTTGGGTGCTGAGTTCGTCCAGGGCGCGGGCCAGCAGCAGCGGCACGGCAGCCGCGGTGACGGCGGTCAGCAGCGCCAGCACGCCGATGGCCCACAATGTTTTCATGTGCGGCTTGAAGTAGTCCGCCATGCGTTGTAGCAGCTGCTTGTCACTGTATTGGCGGTCGTATTGTTCCGCGTCGAGTCCAGAGAAAAAGCCCATAGGTCCTGTGCTTACTCGCTAAAGATGCGTTTATAGGCCGGCGATGTCTTGAGCAGTTGCTCGTGGCTGCCGGAGGCCACCACCTTACCGCCGCGCAGCACGATGATCAGGTCTGCCCAGCGGATCTGTGAGAGGCGGTGCGTGATGATGAGCGTGGTGCGCCCCTTGGTAGCGGCGTAGATGGCACGTTGGATCTTGTCTTCGGTGGCGCTGTCAATGGCGCTGGTCGAATCATCCAGGATCAGGATGCGCGGGTCGGTGAGGAAGGCACGCGCCAGCGCCAGGCGCTGGCGTTGTCCGCCAGACAAGGTGACGCCACGCTCGCCCACGATGGTGTCGTAGCCGTCCTTGAAGTCCATGATGAAGTCGTGCGCCTGAGCCTGCTTGGCGGCTTCCTCGATCTGGGCGCGAGTGGCATCCTGGTGGCCGAAGGCAATGTTCTCGGCCACGGTGCGCGAGAAGAGGAAAATGTCCTGCTCGATGATGGAGATCTGGCGGCGCAACGCCTCCAGGTTCCACTCACGCACGTCGATGCCGTCCACCAGCACAGAGCCGGAGCTTACGTCATAGGTGCGGTTGACTAGCTTGGCCAGCGAGGTCTTTCCAGTACCGGTTTGGCCCACGATGGCTACCGTCAGGCCAGGTTTGACCTTGAAGCTGACTTTGCTCAGGGCAGGCTCCTGATCTTCATAGGCAAAGGTGACGCTCTTGAACTCGATGGCGCCCTGCATCGCGTCGCCGTAGCCTTCGGCGTTCTGGTCCAGGTCGGTCTCGTTGTTCAGCAGCTCCAGAATGCGGCGCGCACTGGCCACGCCCAACGACACCTGCGAATAAGCGAACAGCGAAGTGAAGACCGGAAAGCCGAACAGGGCCAGCAGGCCGAAGTAAGCGATCACATCGCCCAGCACGATCTGGCCCTGCTGCATCAGCACCAGCGAGTGCCACAAGCCGGCCGCCTGGGCGATCGCCATCAGCAGCATGGGCAGGAAGCGCCCTTCAATGTAGCCCTGGTGCACATATGCGTCGCGGAAGCGGCGCGCATTACGGCGGAACAGGTTGACCTCGTACTTCTCCTGCGCCATGCCTTTGACGGTCTCGATGCCATCCAGCGATTCGGAGAGGCGCGCGTTCAGCGTGCCAAAGGCGTTGCGCTGCGTAGCCGCTACTGGGTTCAATTCCCTTAAATACTGCCAAATGGCGGCGAAATACACCAGCGTAAACAGGGTGGGGATGATAGCCAGCGCGGGATGCAGGCCATACCCAGCCGCGATCGGCGTGAACAGGAAGAAGGCGGCGCCAATCACCAGGTTGAGGCCTGGGTTGAACATGAGATTGATCTCGCGCACGTCGTTGGTGGCGCGTGCCATGGTGTCGCCCACCGACTGCAGGCTATGGAAGGTCATGCTCTTGCCGAGTAGGTTGGTGTACAGCTCCTCGCGAATGTTGCGCTCAAAAAGCTGGCCCAGCCATTCGGCCGCAAAGTTGCGGGCGAACTGCAGCACAGAACGAACCGTCTGGCTGATGATGATCACCCATACAAAGCCCATCAACAGCTGGGTCTGGGGCGGGTCCGCCATGATGGCTTCGAAGGCTTTGCCGATCTCGATCGGCACATAGGCTGCCAGGGCGCCGTTGGTGATGGCGCCTACCATCAGCATCAGGCCCAGCGCCCAATGCGGTTTGAAGTGAGACCACAGCCAGCGGCCGGGGCTTGTGCGGTTGGTGGGGTACCGCTCTGGCAATGTAAATTCAGCCGCGTGGGGTGCGGTTAGTGAAGGTGTGCTCATCCGGTCCTGTTCGGTGAATGGTTGGGTGGCGTGCGAGAGCCACCGGGGAGTTTAGGATACCACCTTCTATTGTGTGATGCAAAAACGCCCGCTTTTGCGGGCGTTTTTTGGTTATCAGCGTTGCCGAGGTCTATCTCAGCCCCATTTTGCGCATCACTTCATCAAACGTGGCTTCCACCAGGGGGCGAGCCTTCTCGGTGCCCTCGTCCAGGATCTTCACCACCTTGGCCGGGTCTTTTAGGAACTCGGCGCGGCGCTCGCGGATGGGACGCAGGTACGCGTTCAGCGCTGCTGCCAGGCTCTTCTTTACTTCAACGTCACCCACCTTACCCTCGCGGTAGCGGGTCTTGAAGTCTTCCACCTCATCCTTGTTGGGGTTGAAGACATCGTGATACTCGAACACCGGGTTGCCCTCCACGGTGCCGGGGTCGGTGGCGCGCAGGCGGGTGGGGTCGGTGTACATGCTCATGACCTTCTTAGTGGTTTCTTCTTCGCTCTCGATGAAGCGGATGGCATTGTTGTATGAGCTGTGCATGGTGCGGTTGTCCACCCCTGGCAGGCGCGCCGTCTTGGTCAGCAGGCCGTCCGGCTCGGGGAAGGTTTCGCCATACAGTGTGTTGAAACGCCGCGCCACCTCGCGGGTCAGCTCGATGTGCGGCATCTGGTCCTCGCCCACCGGAACCAGGTTCGCCTTGTAGACCAGAATATCGGCGCTTTGCAGCACCGGGTAAGCCAGCAGCCCCAGCGATGGGTTGAGGCCCAGGTTCTGGATCTGGTCTTTGTAAGTAGGCACGCGTTCGAGCCGCGCCACGGTGGTCATCATGCCGAACAACTGCGAGAGCTGGGCATGCTGGGCCAACGCCGATTGGCGCACCAGGGTGGCCTTGGCCGGGTCAATACCGGCGGCCAGCCAATCGGCCACCACGTTGACGATGTTCTCCTGAATGCGCTCCGGGTGTTCGTAGTCGGTCGTGAGCACATGCAGGTCGGCGATGAGGAAGTAGCACTCGTAATCATCCTGCATCTTGGCCCACTGCTCCAGCGTGCCCACCAGATGGCCGATGTGGCGCGGCCCGGTGGGGCGGTGGCCGGTAAGAATGCGTCCTTTGGTTGCGATCATGTTCCTGTACTCCTTAGTTCATATTCGTCTTTGCGAGGAGCGCTGCGCAGCAGCGCCGACGAAGCAATCTCCAAGCCTATGCCCTGGCGAACAAAAAACGCCCGCCTTCAGAGCAATGTTGATCTGCTCTGAGGACGAGCGCAAGCCCGCGGTGCCACCTCAGTTGCGTGTGCCTTGGCACACGCCGCTTTTATTGTTTCACATAGCTGCCATCAGCAGCATTCGGATCCATTCCGCCCTGGCGTGCGGGCCAGGCTCTCAGCAGTGCCCGGCTTTCTGTGCCGTCGTTTCGAGGCGTACTCTTCCGTACCGAATAATTCTACACGAGCTTTGCAGTTGTTCGTCAAGCAAACACAAAGAAATAGATCAGGTTGATGATGTGGAACCAAAACAAAAGAGCGACCCGAATGGGTCGCTCTTTGCTAGGCTTGATAGCCTACATCGTCTCGCCTTCGTCCTTGGCGTCCACGATCTGTTGCTTCAGGCGCTCGCGTTCTTCGTCGCTCAGGTCCCAGTGCGGGCCGCGCTTGCCCTTGCGGCCGCGGCGGCCCGGGCCGCCCGGCCCGCCGATGCCGCCGAACAGAATGCGGCTTAGCGCCAGCAGGCCCAGCCCTTGCCAGAAGGTGATCAGGGGCCAACCGAACAGTTCGGGCAACAGCCAGTTCCAGAGACCGCTCACCACAAAGCCGCCCACCAGCACAAACAGCGTTGCCCCGATAGCCACCATGATGGCGATCCGAATGCCGCGGGCAATATTGAATTGAATGCGTTGTTCCATCGTTTATGTCCTTCCTACGATTCTTGATAAAGATGCGCCAGCCGTTGCCGCAGATACAGCACGGCGTAGCGCTTACGAGATAGCAGCGTGTTCAGGCTCGCGCCCGCTTCCGCCTGCATCTCCTTGAAAGTGCGCCTCTCGATCTCGTGCGCCACGAACACGGCGCGTTGTTCCACCGGCAGCTCGCTTAGCGCCTGCTCCAGTTCTGCAAGCAGCGCCGCCCGCGCAAAGGCTGCCTCTGGCCCGCCGTCTGCCGCCGGCAGTACCTCGGCCAGCAGCAGGCCATCCTCGCCCGTCTCCGCGTCCAGCTCGCTTGTCTCGCCCGTTTGCTGCCTGCGGAACAGGTCCGTGATGCGGTTGCGCGCCACCTGGAACAGCCAGCCGCTCAGGTGCTCGATCGGCACTAGCAGGCGGTTGGCGCGGGCCAGCTCGTAGAAGACATCCTGCAGAATGTCTTCGGCGTCCAGCACATCCGGCACACGGGCGCGGATAAAGCCGCGCAGCCGTGATTCGTGCTGCTCCACCGCTTCCGTGACGCGTTTGTTGCCAGCCATCAGGGTTTGGATCGCTCCCTCGCTCATCTTACAGGGAAGACGAGCGAAGGGCAAAGATATTGTA contains the following coding sequences:
- a CDS encoding ABC transporter ATP-binding protein translates to MSTPSLTAPHAAEFTLPERYPTNRTSPGRWLWSHFKPHWALGLMLMVGAITNGALAAYVPIEIGKAFEAIMADPPQTQLLMGFVWVIIISQTVRSVLQFARNFAAEWLGQLFERNIREELYTNLLGKSMTFHSLQSVGDTMARATNDVREINLMFNPGLNLVIGAAFFLFTPIAAGYGLHPALAIIPTLFTLVYFAAIWQYLRELNPVAATQRNAFGTLNARLSESLDGIETVKGMAQEKYEVNLFRRNARRFRDAYVHQGYIEGRFLPMLLMAIAQAAGLWHSLVLMQQGQIVLGDVIAYFGLLALFGFPVFTSLFAYSQVSLGVASARRILELLNNETDLDQNAEGYGDAMQGAIEFKSVTFAYEDQEPALSKVSFKVKPGLTVAIVGQTGTGKTSLAKLVNRTYDVSSGSVLVDGIDVREWNLEALRRQISIIEQDIFLFSRTVAENIAFGHQDATRAQIEEAAKQAQAHDFIMDFKDGYDTIVGERGVTLSGGQRQRLALARAFLTDPRILILDDSTSAIDSATEDKIQRAIYAATKGRTTLIITHRLSQIRWADLIIVLRGGKVVASGSHEQLLKTSPAYKRIFSE
- the trpS gene encoding tryptophan--tRNA ligase; amino-acid sequence: MIATKGRILTGHRPTGPRHIGHLVGTLEQWAKMQDDYECYFLIADLHVLTTDYEHPERIQENIVNVVADWLAAGIDPAKATLVRQSALAQHAQLSQLFGMMTTVARLERVPTYKDQIQNLGLNPSLGLLAYPVLQSADILVYKANLVPVGEDQMPHIELTREVARRFNTLYGETFPEPDGLLTKTARLPGVDNRTMHSSYNNAIRFIESEEETTKKVMSMYTDPTRLRATDPGTVEGNPVFEYHDVFNPNKDEVEDFKTRYREGKVGDVEVKKSLAAALNAYLRPIRERRAEFLKDPAKVVKILDEGTEKARPLVEATFDEVMRKMGLR
- a CDS encoding sigma-70 family RNA polymerase sigma factor is translated as MAGNKRVTEAVEQHESRLRGFIRARVPDVLDAEDILQDVFYELARANRLLVPIEHLSGWLFQVARNRITDLFRRQQTGETSELDAETGEDGLLLAEVLPAADGGPEAAFARAALLAELEQALSELPVEQRAVFVAHEIERRTFKEMQAEAGASLNTLLSRKRYAVLYLRQRLAHLYQES